From the Deinococcus sonorensis KR-87 genome, the window TGGAAGAGCTGGCGGCCGACCTGAACCGGCCGCTGCCGGAACTGGAGCAGCGGCTGGAGCGGGCCAGGGCCACCCTGCTGGCCGCGCGGGAACAGCGGGTGCATCCCGGCACCGACGACAAGATCCTGACCAGCTGGAACGGCCTGATGCTCAGCGCCCTCGCGGACGCCGCCCGGCTCACCGGCGACGATCGGTACCTCCAGCGGGCCCGTCAGAACCGCGACTTCATCCTGAGCCACATGGCCGGGCCGGACGGCTCGCTGCTGCACAGCTTCAAGGACGGCGAGGCGCGGGTGGCGGGCCTGCTGGAAGACCAGGCGATCTACGCGCTGGGGCTGGTGTCGCTGTACCAGGCGGGCGGCGACCTCACCGATCTGGCCCGCGCCCGGACGCTGTGGCGGTACATCCTGGCGCACCACTGGGACGAGGAGGCCGGGGTGTTCTACAGCACGCCGGCAGCGGGCGCCGACCTGATCGCTCGCCGGGCCGAGGGGTTCGACGCCGCCGTGCTGGCCCCGCACCCGGCGGCCGCCCAGCTGGCCGTCTGGATGGCCCGCTACGACCAGGACGAGGACGCGGCCCGGATTGCCCGGCGCGCCGTTCAGAGCTACGGCGCCGAACTGGCGGCGGCGCCGGGCGGCATGGGTGGCCTGCTGCTGGCCGCTGCCCACCTGGCGGCGCCCGAGCAGGAGGTGGCGATCCTGGGCACACCGGCCGCCCGTCACCCGCTGGAGCGGGAGTTGGCCCGGCATGCCCTGCCGTTTGTGCTGATCGCGCCGGCCGAGCAGGCGGGTGGTCTGCCGGTGCTGGAGGAGCGCGGCGGAGAGGGTGTGGCGTATGTGTGCCGGGGCCGCGCCTGCGAGCTGCCGGCCCGCGACGTGCCCACCCTCAGGCAGCAGCTGGAGGCCCTACACGGCTGATTGAGACGCGGGCCGGGAACCTCCGGACCCTTCAGGCCCTATGCTGTAGCGGATGTTGCTCGCGTTTCTGGCGTTTGTGGTGGTGCTGGCAGGAGTGGTGGCCTACGCCGCCGACAATATTGGACGGCGGGTGGGCCGCAAGCACCTGCGTCTGTTCGGACTGCGCCCCAAGACCACCGCGCTGCTGGTGGCGGTGGCGGCGGGGATGGGCATCAGTCTGCTGAGCCTGCTGGCGTTCTTCGTGCTCAACCGTCAGGCGATCCGCAACATTGAGCAGGCCGATCAGCTGCGCGTGGAACTGCGCGGCCTCAAGCGCGACGTGATCAAGGTGCAGGCCGGGCTGAAGACGGCGCAGAAGGAGCGCGACGAGGCCAACAGCAAGGCCAGACTGGCGGGCGCGTCCGCCAGTCTGGCGCAGGCGCAGTACGACACGGCCAACAGCGAGCTGCAGGACGCGCGCGCGACCACGAAGCGGCTGGAGACCCAGGCCCAGGCGCTCCGGGAGCGTGTTCAGGCGCTGACTACTCTGCGCAGCAGCCTGGAAGCGCAGGCCAAGCGCAATCAGGCGGCGCTGACCGCCTCGCACGAGCAGTTGGCGCGCGCGCAGGCGCAGGTGCACGAGCTGGACGGCCGGCTCGGCACCGTGCAGCAGCAGATTGCGGTGCTGGACCAGCGCAATCTGGAGGCCGGTCAGGCGACGGCCGCCGCCGAGGCGCGCGCCCAGCAGGCCCAGCAGCAGGCGGCTCAGCTGCAGCAGCAGGTGGGGACGCTGCAGGCCTCCAGCCGGCAGCTCAGCGCCCAGCGCGACCAGCTGACAACGCAGCGCGATCAACTCAAGGCGCAGCGTGACCAGCTGGCGGCGCAGCGCAATCAGCTGCAGGCCGAGCGCACCCGGCTGGCGGCTGAGCGGGACCGCATTCGCAAGGATGTGGCCGGCCTGCAGCAGGTGGTGGCGGGCCTTAAGGCGCAGAGTCAGGCGCTGCAGGCCGACAATGCCACCCTGCGGCGCAACCTGAGCAGCTCCCAGGCGGACGTCACCCGGCTGGAGGACGAGTACACCCGGGCCACCAGCGAGCTGAGCGCGACCCGCAACGCCGAGCTGATCTTCCCCAAGAATGCCATCGTGTACGGCGCGGTGGTGCCGACCGTCCGCAACCTCGACACGTTCCTGCAGCAGGCGGACGCGGCGGCGCAGAGCAAGGGCATCCGCAGCAGCCCGGCGGTGCGGCTGTCCGTGCCGGCCCGGCAGGCGCTGGAGACCACGCTGCGGACCCTCAACGCCAGCACCTATGTGCTGTGCCGCTCGCAGGGCAACGCGGCGGCCACCTCCGCAGTGGACCTCAGCTGCGCGGCGCAGCCGAACACCGTGCTGTATCCGCACGGCAGCGTGATCCGTCAGGTGCGGGTGTCGCTGCAGATCAGCAACGAGGCGCTGCGCTCGCAGCTGCAGGACCTGATGTCGGCGGCGATCCTCGACCTGACGCGCCGGGGTGTGCCGCTGGAGTACGTGCTGAACAACA encodes:
- a CDS encoding DUF3084 domain-containing protein, which produces MLLAFLAFVVVLAGVVAYAADNIGRRVGRKHLRLFGLRPKTTALLVAVAAGMGISLLSLLAFFVLNRQAIRNIEQADQLRVELRGLKRDVIKVQAGLKTAQKERDEANSKARLAGASASLAQAQYDTANSELQDARATTKRLETQAQALRERVQALTTLRSSLEAQAKRNQAALTASHEQLARAQAQVHELDGRLGTVQQQIAVLDQRNLEAGQATAAAEARAQQAQQQAAQLQQQVGTLQASSRQLSAQRDQLTTQRDQLKAQRDQLAAQRNQLQAERTRLAAERDRIRKDVAGLQQVVAGLKAQSQALQADNATLRRNLSSSQADVTRLEDEYTRATSELSATRNAELIFPKNAIVYGAVVPTVRNLDTFLQQADAAAQSKGIRSSPAVRLSVPARQALETTLRTLNASTYVLCRSQGNAAATSAVDLSCAAQPNTVLYPHGSVIRQVRVSLQISNEALRSQLQDLMSAAILDLTRRGVPLEYVLNNSLDTSDLLSVLNRLAARGGSSAVIGVMPKADVRPGSRVDLYADLVQ